A part of Oncorhynchus masou masou isolate Uvic2021 chromosome 30, UVic_Omas_1.1, whole genome shotgun sequence genomic DNA contains:
- the LOC135522133 gene encoding C-C chemokine receptor type 5-like: MEPTTEYNYSSYYDDTGLHGSEPCNNANVKEFGRVFLPTLYSLVFIVGFIGNGLVVCVLVMFKRIRSMTDLCLFNLALSDLFFIISLPFWSHYATAANWLLGDFMCRLVTGLYMLGFYGSIFFMVILTVDRYVVIVHAHTMARPSSVRVGVTLSLFMWALSLCASLPTIIFTKVNNESGLTTCKPEYPEGSMWRQFSYLEMNVLGLLLPLSVMVICYSRIVPKLVNIKTTKKHKAIKLIIILVVVFFCFWTPYNVVILLRYLETQSYFGDCTTHTNIDLAMQWTEVIAFTHCCLNPIIYAFAGQKFMSLVLKLLRKWMPMCFARPYVSGSSERNISVYSRSSEISSTRLL, encoded by the coding sequence ATGGAGCCAACAACAGAATATAACTATTCCTCCTACTACGATGATACAGGTTTACATGGATCAGAGCCCTGCAACAATGCCAATGTGAAGGAGTTTGGACGGGTGTTTCTGCCTACACTCTACAGCCTGGTCTTCATCGTGGGTTTCATCGGTAACGGCCTGGTGGTCTGTGTCCTGGTGATGTTTAAGAGGATCAGAAGCATGACAGACCTCTGTCTCTTCAACCTGGCTCTGTCTGACCTTTTCTTCATCATCTCCCTGCCTTTCTGGTCCCACTACGCCACCGCAGCCAACTGGCTCCTGGGGGACTTTATGTGCCGACTGGTAACCGGACTATACATGCTTGGGTTTTATGGCAGCATCTTCTTCATGGTGATCTTGACAGTGGATCGCTATGTGGTCATAGTCCACGCTCACACCATGGCCAGGCCCAGTTCAGTCAGAGTAGGGGTCACTTTGTCTCTGTTCATGTGGGCTCTCAGTCTCTGTGCCTCTCTGCCTACAATCATCTTCACCAAAGTAAATAATGAGTCTGGGCTTACAACATGTAAACCAGAGTATCCAGAGGGTAGCATGTGGCGCCAGTTTTCTTATTTAGAGATGAATGTCTTGggtctacttctccctctctccgtcatGGTGATCTGCTATTCCAGAATCGTTCCGAAGTTAGTCAATATCAAAACCACCAAAAAGCACAAAGCCATCAAACTGATAATCATCTTAGTAGTGGTCTTTTTCTGCTTTTGGACCCCATACAATGTGGTCATTCTCCTGCGTTATCTGGAGACCCAGAGCTATTTTGGGGACTGTACAACTCACACGAACATAGACCTGGCAATGCAGTGGACAGAGGTGATAGCATTCACACACTGTTGTTTGAATCCGATCATCTATGCCTTTGCAGGGCAGAAATTCATGAGTCTTGTCCTGAAGTTACTAAGAAAATGGATGCCGATGTGCTTCGCCAGGCCTTATGTTAGTGGGTCGTCTGAAAGAAATATCTCAGTCTATTCCAGGTCATCTGAAATATCATCTACAAGACTGCTGTAG